The Dermacentor albipictus isolate Rhodes 1998 colony chromosome 2, USDA_Dalb.pri_finalv2, whole genome shotgun sequence genome has a segment encoding these proteins:
- the LOC139055776 gene encoding putative nuclease HARBI1: MARTQTHLARRNIILALLVRRLRRKRKRSLYIRDIFDKRPECGEYHHLVQELRNCDPEYHFKYFRMTKASFDKLLSLVYHRLVHPPTHRRPISPAERLAVTLRFLATGGSMEDIALSYRMHASTVASVLKETLPAIWDCLRPLVLARPSTQRWRDIAEEYYDKWDFPNTIGSIDGKHFAIKCPNKSGSDYYNYKGFYSLIMLAIADASYRFIMVDIGAQGRYSDASFFKRSPLQAVFEEGTLGLPSNISKWPPCLVGDAAFPLRTYMMRPYPGRKLDDRKKVFNYRLSRARRCIENAFGILVSRWRVFLGRVEGAPELLNNMIQAAVCLHNFLMADAAYCPDEYSDTLCGETVPDGEWRRTVAEIGTKTVPSNNRPTSAAMAMRDELADYFMSAEGSLPWQLKVVRRC, translated from the exons ATGGCACGGACGCAGACACACTTGGCAAGACGAAACATTATTCTCGCTTTGTTGGTGCGTCGTCTGCGTCGCAAGAGGAAGAGGTCTCTGTACATAAGGGATATATTTGACAAGCGTCCAGAGTGTGGAGAGTACCACCacctagtacaggagctgcggaACTGTGATCCTGAATACCATTTCAAGTACTTCAG GATGACAAAGGCATCGTTTGACAAGCTGCTGAGCCTTGTTTACCACAGGCTTGTTCATCCTCCTACTCACAGGAGACCCATCTCACCGGCAGAAAGGCTCGCGGTGACATTGAG ATTTTTGGCCACAGGAGGGTCCATGGAGGACATTGCATTGAGCTACCGAATGCATGCATCTACTGTAGCTAGCGTACTGAAGGAGACATTGCCAGCGATCTGGGACTGCTTGAGGCCCCTGGTACTCGCACGCCCAAGCACACAGAGGTGGCGCGACATAGCAGAGGAATACTATGACAAATGGGATTTTCCAAACACAATAGGGAGCATTgacggcaagcattttgcgatcAAATGTCCTAACAAGAGCGGCTCAGACTACTACAATTACAAGGGTTTCTATTCACTAATTATGCTGGCTATAGCAGACGCCAGTTATAGATTTATAATGGTGGACATCGGAGCCCAAGGCCGATATTCAGACGCCTCTTTTTTTAAGAGGAGTCCCCTCCAGGCAGTATTTGAAGAGGGTACTCTGGGGCTGCCTTCAAATATTTCGAAGTGGCCACCTTGTTTGGTTGGCGATGCAGCCTTCCCTTTGCGGACTTACATGATGCGGCCCTACCCTGGGAGGAAGCTGGATGATAGAAAAAAGGTCTTTAATTACCGCTTGTCGAGGGCACGCAGGTGCATTGAAAATGCTTTCGGCATTCTAGTCTCCCGTTGGCGGGTGTTTCTTGGAAGGGTGGAAGGCGCACCAGAGCTCCTCAACAACATGATTCAGGCTGCCGTGTGTTTGCACAATTTTCTTATGGCAGACGCTGCCTACTGCCCTGATGAGTACAGCGACACGCTGTGCGGCGAGACGGTGCCTGACGGAGAATGGCGCCGCACTGTCGCTGAAATTGGCACAAAGACAGTGCCTTCAAACAACCGCCCCACTTCAGctgccatggcaatgagggacgaATTAGCAGACTATTTTATGTCTGCAGAAGGCTCACTGCCGTGGCAGCTGAAGGTTGTCAGGCGATGCtaa
- the LOC139055777 gene encoding uncharacterized protein — protein sequence MASSQDSVPDLCGSEIERFLHAVQQHPCVYDTKRMDYRDSERKNNAWEQIRVCSGLLTVEECLKLWKRLRDRYTRELKAIEATKRSGSGYVSRRTWEFTESMAFYKHCGRPRKTACSLEPATCGDDGETAETIFASIANTPPSPSGVESFEESPQELQTPATPPPLAERPSVAA from the exons ATGGCCTCTTCCCAAGACAGCGTGCCCGACCTGTGCGGCTCCGAAATTGAAAGGTTTCTGCACGCCGTCCAGCAACACCCGTGCGTCTACGACACGAAAAGGATGGATTACCGGGATTCAGAGCGGAAAAACAACGCGTGGGAGCAGATACGCGTATGCTCTGGCCTCTTGACAG TCGAAGAGTGCTTAAAATTATGGAAGCGGCTCAGGGACCGATATACCCGTGAGTTGAAAGCCATTGAAGCTACAAAAAGGAGTGGCAGCGGCTACGTGTCTCGGCGGACCTGGGAATTCACGGAGTCCATGGCCTTTTACAAACATTGTGGCCGTCCGAGGAA AACCGCATGCAGCCTGGAGCCAGCCACTTGTGGTGATGATGGTGAGACCGCCGAGACCATCTTCGCATCTATAGCTAATACGCCGCCATCACCCTCAGGCGTTGAAAGTTTCGAGGAATCCCCACAGGAGCTACAAACGCCAGCAACGCCGCCACCATTGGCAGAACGACCGTCGGTAGCCG cATGA